A DNA window from Drosophila virilis strain 15010-1051.87 chromosome 4, Dvir_AGI_RSII-ME, whole genome shotgun sequence contains the following coding sequences:
- the LOC6628760 gene encoding uncharacterized protein — translation MSNLKQDLDEYLLLQSDQKKNFNVKLPQIKVPGLAQIFSRTSEPTEANSWLKDTQDSCCPKLSRLQRIVGFVACLGMGCLCMTLSTLYIPVLMLKPKFALLFTLGSLFFILSFCFLIGFQAFFKQMFSRPRLATSISYSACLTLTLYFALVAKSTAFTVLFAVAQIITLLFMLLGMVPGGATGLKFFGQLFKSSVSSSSSALPV, via the exons ATGAGCAATTTAAAGCAGGATCTAGATGAATATCTACTGCTGCAGAGCGATCAGAAAAAGAACTTCAATGTAAAGCTGCCGCAAATAAAGGTGCCAGGCCTGGCGCAGATCTTCTCGCGCACAAGCGAACCGACCGAGGCAAACAGTTGGTTGAAGGACACCCAAGACTCCTGCTGCCCCAAGCTG TCACGTTTGCAGCGCATCGTTGGCTTTGTCGCCTGCCTGGGCATGGGCTGCCTGTGCATGACCCTATCCACGCTCTACATTCCGGTGCTGATGCTGAAGCCAAAGTTTGCGCTGCTCTTTACGCTCGGCAGCCTGTTCTTCATTCTCAGCTTTTGCTTTCTGATCGGATTTCAGGCGTTCTTCAAGCAAATGTTCTCCAGGCCCCGTCTGGCCACATCCATCTCGTACAGCGCCTGCCTCACGCTGACCCTGTACTTTGCTCTGGTGGCAAAGAGCACAGCATTTACGGTATTGTTTGCTGTGGCACAGATAATCACGCTGCTGTTCATGCTGCTGGGCATGGTGCCCGGCGGGGCGACAGGCCTCAAGTTCTTTGGCCAGCTGTTCAAGAGCAGCGTCTCCAGTTCGTCCAGTGCGCTGCCCGTCTAA
- the Naprt gene encoding nicotinate phosphoribosyltransferase isoform X2, which translates to MNDREISCNSGGQFMDRGRMNQNGVVQPLLTDLYQITMAYAYWKSGKTDDQAVFDLFFRNNPFHGEFTIFAGLEECLKFLDSFHYSQSDIDYLRQTLPEGIENEFFEYLGNLTAHDVTLYAIDEGTVAFPRVPIIKLEGPLIIVQLLETTLLTLVNYASLMATNAARYRMVAGKHVKLLEFGLRRAQGPDGGLSASKYSYTGGFDGTSNVLAGKLFNIPVKGTHAHAYITSFSSVGELKTRLLKHKQTGVMEDLLEHAIRHRQLLSHVLDVSTEESSEGELAAMVSYAIAFPDGFMALVDTYDVKRSGLFNFSAVALALNDLGYHALGIRIDSGDLAYLSCLAREAFEKVAERFKVPWFNKLTIVASNDINEDTILSLNEQGHKIDCFGIGTHLVTCQRQPALGCVYKLVEINGQARIKLSQDVEKVTMPGNKNAYRLYSADGHALIDLLQKDSELPPAVGQKVLCRHPFQESKRAYVIPSHVESLYKIYWKAGKICQLLPTLEQVREKVQISLKTLRNDHKRTLNPTPYKVAVSDNLYNFIHDLWLQNAPIGELS; encoded by the exons ATGAACGACCGTGAAATTAGCTGCAATTCGGGCGGCCAATTTATGGATCGCGGACGCATGAATCAGAACGGCGTTGTCCAACCGCTGCTCACCG ATTTATATCAAATAACAATGGCCTATGCCTACTGGAAGTCGGGCAAAACGGACGATCAGGCGGTCTTTGATCTCTTCTTTCGCAACAATCCATTCCATGGCGAATTTACCATTTTTGCCGGCCTAGAGGAGTGCCTCAAGTTTTTAGACAGCTTTCATTATTCGCAGAGCG ATATTGATTATCTGCGGCAAACACTGCCCGAGGGCATTGAGAATGAGTTCTTTGAGTATTTGGGCAATTTGACAGCTCATGATGTTACGCTTTATGCCATTGATGAGGGCACTGTGGCATTTCCCCG CGTGCCCATCATAAAGCTTGAAGGACCCTTGATAATTGTACAACTGCTGGAGACAACGCTGCTCACGCTCGTGAACTATGCCAG CTTAATGGCGACAAATGCAGCGCGCTATCGCATGGTGGCTGGCAAGCACGTTAAACTGCTGGAGTTTGGGCTGCGTCGAGCGCAGGGACCGGACGGAGGACTATCCGCATCAAAGTATTCCTATACAG GCGGCTTCGATGGCACCTCCAATGTTCTGGCTGGTAAACTCTTCAATATACCCGTCAAGGGCACGCATGCTCATGCCTATATCACGAGCTTCAGCAGCGTGGGTGAGCTAAAGACGCGTCTGCTCAAGCACAAGCAAACGG GTGTGATGGAGGATCTGCTGGAGCATGCCATACGGCATCGCCAATTGTTATCGCATGTCCTCGACGTATCCACGGAGGAGTCTAGCGAGGGTGAATTGGCGGCGATGGTCTCGTATGCGATCGCCTTTCCGGATGGCTTTATGGCGCTTGTCGACACGTACGATGTTAAGAG GAGCGGACTGTTCAATTTTAGCGCCGTGGCGCTGGCTCTCAACGATTTGGGCTATCATGCGCTGGGCATACGCATTGACTCCGGCGATTTGGCCTATTTATCGTGCCTGGCGCGCGAGGCCTTCGAGAAGGTGGCGGAACGCTTTAAGGTGCCCTGGTTCAATAAGCTGACCATTGTCGCCTCCAATGACATCAACGAGGATACCATACTCAGCTTGAATGAGCAGGGCCACAAGATCGACTGCTTTGGCATTGGCACTCACTTGG TTACCTGCCAGCGACAGCCGGCCCTGGGCTGTGTCTACAAGCTGGTGGAGATTAACGGCCAGGCGCGCATTAAGCTCAGCCAGGATGTGGAGAAGGTCACCATGCCGGGCAACAAGAACGCCTATCGTTTGTATAGCGCCGATGGACATGCTCTGATTGATCTGCTGCAAAAGGATTCGGAACTGCCGCCGGCTGTTGGCCAGAAGGTGTTGTGCCGCCATCCGTTTCAGGAGTCGAAACGCGCCTATGTCATACCCTCGCACGTTGAGTCGCTCTACAAGATCTACTGGAAGGCGGGCAAAATATGCCAGCTGCTGCCCACGCTGGAGCAGGTGCGCGAGAAGGTGCAAATCTCGCTGAAGACGCTCCGCAATGATCACAAGCGCACGCTCAACCCAACGCCGTACAAG GTGGCCGTCAGCGATAATCTGTACAACTTCATACACGATCTGTGGCTGCAGAATGCCCCAATTGGCGAACTCTCATGA
- the Pus10 gene encoding putative tRNA pseudouridine synthase Pus10, with protein sequence MKNQALIDYLAACGVCRVCQLRYLKARGNEYRDMQQTFKRLDVEVSPSAEAQDTPDEQPPKKPRFSICSTCLGLFSEEFQTQLIEGILKSDFANYDSEGIVLAISLPMTLQLRQLSMWFALQRQFGRSAIDDNCPPDVPIKEAVKLILHPIVCARLGKAYDANGLMINIDVRHSVEAAEVAKLAELNRAAFPAKAAHQKRIEISRGLLEKQYQPARIKAELFEKYLPIPPTAVEDALQLQAIELTGPLICVAGRYRKLSRELSHTPWVLHGKRIMEESIEEIIVRHVGPHFSETLEKITFMSSGREDVDVRCLGKGRPFVLEIANARRSSMTRQQAHQMEQAVDRTGKVSIHNLQVVPREQLTHIKTGEEQKRKYYRALCVLEQPVTLDILQKLQISASFDIQQKTPIRVLHRRPLHTRPRTIFSVKTRVFRDNPRLLIIDVVSQAGTYIKELVHGEFGRTTPSISSIIGKPIDILALDVVGIDLDWPADVNNAETE encoded by the exons ATGAAAAATCAGGCATTGATTGACTACTTGGCAGCCTGTGGCGTCTGCCGCGTGTGTCAGCTGCGTTATTTAAAGGCGCGCGGCAACGAATATCGTGACATGCAGCAAACATTTAAGCGc CTGGATGTGGAAGTGTCGCCAAGTGCTGAGGCACAAGACACGCCCGATGAGCAGCCGCCAAAGAAGCCGCGCTTCAGCATTTGCTCCACCTGCTTGGGTCTCTTCTCGGAGGAATTTCAAACTCAACTGATCGAAGGAATTCTCAAGTCCGATTTTGCCAATTATGATAGCGAGGGCATTGTACTGGCCATTAGCCTGCCCATGACGCTGCAGCTGCGCCAGCTTTCCATGTGGTTTGCGCTGCAGCGTCAATTTGGTCGCAGCGCCATCGATGACAACTGTCCGCCGGATGTGCCCATCAAGGAGGCGGTCAAATTGATTCTACATCCCATTGTGTGCGCCAGGCTGGGCAAGGCATACGATGCCAATGGACTGATGATAAACATCGATGTGCGGCACAGCGTGGAGGCGGCGGAAGTGGCCAAACTGGCGGAGCTTAACCGGGCGGCATTTCCCGCCAAGGCGGCCCACCAGAAACGCATCGAAATCTCACGCGGTCTGCTGGAGAAACAATATCAGCCGGCGCGCATAAAGGCCGAACTCTTCGAGAAATACTTGCCCATACCGCCGACCGCCGTCGAGGATGCACTGCAGCTGCAGGCTATCGAGCTGACGGGTCCCCTGATCTGCGTGGCCGGACGCTACCGCAAGCTCAGTCGAGAGCTCTCGCACACGCCTTGGGTGCTGCACGGCAAGCGCATTATGGAGGAGAGCATTGAGGAGATAATTGTGCGGCATGTGGGGCCGCATTTCAGCGAGACTCTGGAGAAGATAACGTTCATGTCGAGCGGCCGTGAGGATGTCGATGTGCGCTGTCTGGGCAAGGGCCGTCCCTTTGTGCTAGAAATAGCCAATGCTCGGCGGAGCAGCATGACGCGCCAGCAGGCCCATCAAATGGAACAGGCGGTGGATCGCACCGGCAAGGTGTCCATACACAATCTGCAGGTGGTGCCGCGCGAGCAGCTGACACACATTAAAACGGGCGAGGAGCAAAAGCGAAAATATTATCGCGCCTTATGCGTGCTGGAGCAGCCGGTTACGTTGGATATTCTGCAAAAGTTGCAAATATCGGCGAGCTTTGATATACAACAGAAGACGCCCATTCGTGTATTGCATCGCCGGCCGCTTCACACCCGACCCCGCACAATATTCAGTGTAAAGACGCGCGTTTTTCGGGATAATCCGCGCCTGCTGATCATTGATGTGGTCAGCCAGGCGGGCACTTATATCAAGGAGCTGGTGCATGGCGAATTTGGACGGACGACACCATCCATATCCTCAATTATAGGCAAACCCATTGACATATTGGCCTTGGATGTGGTTGGCATAGATCTGGATTGGCCAGCGGATGTAAATAATGCGGAAACTGAATAA
- the Naprt gene encoding nicotinate phosphoribosyltransferase isoform X1 encodes MNDREISCNSGGQFMDRGRMNQNGVVQPLLTDLYQITMAYAYWKSGKTDDQAVFDLFFRNNPFHGEFTIFAGLEECLKFLDSFHYSQSDIDYLRQTLPEGIENEFFEYLGNLTAHDVTLYAIDEGTVAFPRVPIIKLEGPLIIVQLLETTLLTLVNYASLMATNAARYRMVAGKHVKLLEFGLRRAQGPDGGLSASKYSYTGGFDGTSNVLAGKLFNIPVKGTHAHAYITSFSSVGELKTRLLKHKQTGVMEDLLEHAIRHRQLLSHVLDVSTEESSEGELAAMVSYAIAFPDGFMALVDTYDVKSRETEQVTQVSYVQTDNKSRTSQPTNGIGNAPPTPPATPHAQNGQINGQKINGQINEHHLSHLNGFSNKPLTEPTITETATPTATPTATPTPTPTATATTAEATTTRTPTISTSSSNGAAYLPKYVEKSFRSGLFNFSAVALALNDLGYHALGIRIDSGDLAYLSCLAREAFEKVAERFKVPWFNKLTIVASNDINEDTILSLNEQGHKIDCFGIGTHLVTCQRQPALGCVYKLVEINGQARIKLSQDVEKVTMPGNKNAYRLYSADGHALIDLLQKDSELPPAVGQKVLCRHPFQESKRAYVIPSHVESLYKIYWKAGKICQLLPTLEQVREKVQISLKTLRNDHKRTLNPTPYKVAVSDNLYNFIHDLWLQNAPIGELS; translated from the exons ATGAACGACCGTGAAATTAGCTGCAATTCGGGCGGCCAATTTATGGATCGCGGACGCATGAATCAGAACGGCGTTGTCCAACCGCTGCTCACCG ATTTATATCAAATAACAATGGCCTATGCCTACTGGAAGTCGGGCAAAACGGACGATCAGGCGGTCTTTGATCTCTTCTTTCGCAACAATCCATTCCATGGCGAATTTACCATTTTTGCCGGCCTAGAGGAGTGCCTCAAGTTTTTAGACAGCTTTCATTATTCGCAGAGCG ATATTGATTATCTGCGGCAAACACTGCCCGAGGGCATTGAGAATGAGTTCTTTGAGTATTTGGGCAATTTGACAGCTCATGATGTTACGCTTTATGCCATTGATGAGGGCACTGTGGCATTTCCCCG CGTGCCCATCATAAAGCTTGAAGGACCCTTGATAATTGTACAACTGCTGGAGACAACGCTGCTCACGCTCGTGAACTATGCCAG CTTAATGGCGACAAATGCAGCGCGCTATCGCATGGTGGCTGGCAAGCACGTTAAACTGCTGGAGTTTGGGCTGCGTCGAGCGCAGGGACCGGACGGAGGACTATCCGCATCAAAGTATTCCTATACAG GCGGCTTCGATGGCACCTCCAATGTTCTGGCTGGTAAACTCTTCAATATACCCGTCAAGGGCACGCATGCTCATGCCTATATCACGAGCTTCAGCAGCGTGGGTGAGCTAAAGACGCGTCTGCTCAAGCACAAGCAAACGG GTGTGATGGAGGATCTGCTGGAGCATGCCATACGGCATCGCCAATTGTTATCGCATGTCCTCGACGTATCCACGGAGGAGTCTAGCGAGGGTGAATTGGCGGCGATGGTCTCGTATGCGATCGCCTTTCCGGATGGCTTTATGGCGCTTGTCGACACGTACGATGTTAAGAG CCGAGAAACAGAACAAGTCACACAAGTCTCATACGTACAAACTGATAACAAATCAAGAACTAGTCAGCCAACGAATGGCATTGGCAATGCCCCTCCAACGCCACCGGCCACGCCCCATGCCCAAAATGGTCAAATCAATGGACAGAAGATCAATGGCCAGATCAATGAGCATCATTTGAGCCATTTAAATGGGTTCTCCAACAAACCGCTCACAGagccaacaataacagaaacaGCCACTCCAACTGCAACTCCAACtgcaactccaactccaactccaactgcaactgcaacaacagcagaagcaacaacaacaagaactccAACAATCAGCACTTCATCGTCCAATGGGGCGGCGTACCTACCAAAATATGTCGAGAAGTCATTCAG GAGCGGACTGTTCAATTTTAGCGCCGTGGCGCTGGCTCTCAACGATTTGGGCTATCATGCGCTGGGCATACGCATTGACTCCGGCGATTTGGCCTATTTATCGTGCCTGGCGCGCGAGGCCTTCGAGAAGGTGGCGGAACGCTTTAAGGTGCCCTGGTTCAATAAGCTGACCATTGTCGCCTCCAATGACATCAACGAGGATACCATACTCAGCTTGAATGAGCAGGGCCACAAGATCGACTGCTTTGGCATTGGCACTCACTTGG TTACCTGCCAGCGACAGCCGGCCCTGGGCTGTGTCTACAAGCTGGTGGAGATTAACGGCCAGGCGCGCATTAAGCTCAGCCAGGATGTGGAGAAGGTCACCATGCCGGGCAACAAGAACGCCTATCGTTTGTATAGCGCCGATGGACATGCTCTGATTGATCTGCTGCAAAAGGATTCGGAACTGCCGCCGGCTGTTGGCCAGAAGGTGTTGTGCCGCCATCCGTTTCAGGAGTCGAAACGCGCCTATGTCATACCCTCGCACGTTGAGTCGCTCTACAAGATCTACTGGAAGGCGGGCAAAATATGCCAGCTGCTGCCCACGCTGGAGCAGGTGCGCGAGAAGGTGCAAATCTCGCTGAAGACGCTCCGCAATGATCACAAGCGCACGCTCAACCCAACGCCGTACAAG GTGGCCGTCAGCGATAATCTGTACAACTTCATACACGATCTGTGGCTGCAGAATGCCCCAATTGGCGAACTCTCATGA
- the LOC6628761 gene encoding U5 small nuclear ribonucleoprotein 40 kDa protein encodes MGTKRPNNSVVLAQEPKRSKNDIMAYTNRDKALLESGVRRTSNLQAPIMQLEGHEGEIFTTEFHPEGEMLLSSGFDRQLYIWQVYGDCENIMAMSGHSGAVMEAHFTPDGSHIFTCSTDKTLAIWDIVTGQRVRRLKGHSNFVNSVQGSRRGQQLLCSGSDDRTIRIWDARKKQAAHVLESPYQLTAVCFGDTSEQVISGGIDNELKIWDIRKQQVLHHLRGHTDTITAVALSPEGDFVLTNAMDNTLRVWDVRAYAPGERCVKVFQGHQHNFEKNLLRCAWAPGGDKISAGSADRHVYVWDVNTRRILYKLPGHNGSVNDVDFSPREPLILSGSSDKTLYLGEIED; translated from the exons ATGGGCACAAAACGTCCAAATAATAGCGTGGTGCTGGCGCAGGAgcccaaacgcagcaaaaatGACATTATGGCCTATACAAATCGGGACAAGGCACTGCTCGAATCG GGCGTGCGGCGCACCTCCAATCTGCAAGCGCCCATCATGCAGCTGGAGGGACATGAGGGCGAAATATTTACCACAGAATTCCATCCGGAGGGCGAGATGCTGCTCTCCTCGGGCTTCGATAGGCAGCTGT ATATCTGGCAGGTGTATGGGGATTGTGAGAACATTATGGCCATGTCCGGGCACAGCGGAGCCGTCATGGAGGCGCATTTTACGCCGGATGGCTCCCATATATTCACCTGCTCCACAGACAAAACGCTGGCCATTTGGGACATTGTGACGGGTCAGCGAGTGCGGCGTCTCAAAGGGCATTCGAACTTTGTGAACAGCGTGCAGGGCTCTAGACGtggccagcagctgttgtGCTCCGGCAGCGATGATCGCACCATACGCATCTGGGATGCACGCAAAAAGCAGGCGGCCCACGTGCTGGAATCGCCCTATCAGCTGACGGCCGTTTGCTTTGGCGATACCAGCGAACAGGTCATCAGCGGCGGCATTGACAACGAGCTCAAGATCTGGGACATACGCAAACAGCAGGTGCTACATCATTTGCGTGGGCACACGGACACCATAACGGCCGTTGCACTGTCGCCGGAGGGCGACTTTGTGCTCACGAATGCCATGGACAATACGCTGCGCGTGTGGGATGTGCGCGCCTATGCGCCGGGCGAGCGTTGCGTCAAGGTGTTCCAGGGGCATCAGCATAACTTTGAGAAGAATCTGTTGCGCTGCGCCTGGGCACCGGGCGGCGACAAGATCAGCGCCGGTTCAGCCGATCGTCATGTCTACGTTTGGGACGTGAACACCCGGCGAATACTGTACAAGCTGCCCGGACACAATGGCAGCGTAAACGATGTGGATTTCAGTCCGCGCGAACCCTTGATACTGTCCGGGTCCAGCGACAAGACACTGTATCTGGGCGAAATAGAGGACTAG
- the ND-15 gene encoding uncharacterized protein ND-15, which produces MSLTPFLRLPLTDLTGCLINHQTYDKCGKFEMKMMDCLEAYGLERGKTQCAELIGDFQECVGMRKQLMRFHAMRNERYRQWLTGERKREELFAEPPRVDAY; this is translated from the exons ATGTCGCTGACGCCCTTCCTGCGCCTGCCACTCACCGATTTGACCGGCTGCCTGATCAATCATCAGACCTACGACAAATGCGGCAAGttcgaaatgaaaatgatggACTGCCTGGAGGCTTACGGGCTGGAGCGCGGCAAAACGCAGTGCGCTGAACTGATTGGCGACTTTCAGGAATGCGTTGGCATGCGAAAACAGTTGATGCGCTTCCAT GCCATGCGAAACGAACGCTACAGGCAATGGCTAACCGGTGAGCGGAAGCGGGAGGAACTGTTTGCGGAGCCACCACGCGTAGATGCATATTAA